A part of Nostoc sp. C052 genomic DNA contains:
- a CDS encoding type IV secretory system conjugative DNA transfer family protein — protein sequence MTNYLFATAKTKTVREVKAAHKNSNTDFSKYTDKLMSPQGLLLAGGIGLMLLLQLFSNGKKGKLATSYWGGAKETAQAKKKALKQILAPKCDSASLYIGVHRYKGQKSSNGSGGVPVYVPDVQRGTAVIGAPGSGKSFSAINPMIYSAIDQGFGIVLYDFKYASQAKIASYAKSKGYDVHVFAPGFPESEVCNPIDFLRDSSDAETARQLATVINKNFRLLGNASEDAFFGPAGDQLTQAILMLTKEFGDRADIMTAAAILSSEKMVERLMAAALNPWIKIAFGQLFSSAGSEKTVAGIAGSASLMFTRFMARGTLGCFVGKTTLPLEVKRKQMIIFGLDRERRDAVSPLMTSILHMVVSRSIAKKRKEDGPLVVCLDELPSIFLPDLFKWLNESRSEGFCGILGWQNMGQLEKIYGREISKAILGACGTKFVFNPGEEESARLFSAYLGEEEIKYKQKSRSTGGGRSSTSISEQERTRKLFEPAQFLKLPPGKCLFINPAYSNKNEGSVPILKKIKIPKYIIGLEQENDTKWDKVIKELARKSTQKKPTQEDLDLRVKEVDRKFPIPQAPVQAGNAPLPVDAYKSFF from the coding sequence ATGACTAATTATCTGTTTGCAACTGCTAAAACTAAGACTGTTAGAGAAGTAAAAGCTGCTCATAAAAATAGCAATACTGACTTTAGTAAATATACAGATAAGCTCATGTCACCTCAAGGTTTACTACTTGCAGGGGGAATTGGCTTAATGTTGCTTTTACAGCTTTTTAGTAACGGTAAAAAAGGCAAGCTTGCTACTAGCTATTGGGGCGGAGCAAAGGAAACCGCCCAAGCTAAGAAAAAAGCCTTGAAGCAAATCTTAGCTCCTAAGTGTGATAGTGCCAGCCTGTATATCGGAGTACATAGATACAAAGGTCAAAAATCATCCAATGGGAGTGGGGGAGTACCAGTTTATGTCCCCGATGTCCAACGCGGAACTGCTGTAATTGGCGCACCTGGTAGCGGTAAATCATTCTCGGCTATCAACCCGATGATTTACTCAGCAATTGACCAAGGGTTTGGTATTGTACTATACGACTTTAAGTATGCCAGTCAAGCCAAAATCGCTAGTTATGCCAAATCAAAGGGGTATGACGTACACGTATTTGCACCAGGATTCCCCGAATCGGAGGTATGTAACCCAATCGATTTCCTGCGCGATTCCTCCGATGCTGAAACCGCACGGCAGTTAGCTACAGTAATTAACAAGAACTTCCGCCTGTTGGGTAATGCATCTGAGGATGCATTCTTTGGCCCTGCGGGCGATCAGTTGACGCAGGCTATCTTAATGTTAACCAAGGAGTTTGGCGATCGCGCTGATATTATGACGGCTGCGGCAATACTTTCCAGTGAGAAGATGGTCGAACGCTTGATGGCAGCAGCACTAAACCCCTGGATTAAGATAGCTTTTGGTCAATTATTTAGTTCGGCTGGCTCCGAAAAAACCGTGGCGGGTATTGCTGGTAGCGCTTCATTGATGTTCACCCGGTTCATGGCAAGGGGTACATTGGGATGCTTTGTCGGTAAAACAACCCTTCCCCTGGAGGTAAAACGCAAACAGATGATTATCTTCGGGTTAGACCGCGAACGCCGCGATGCTGTCAGCCCACTGATGACTAGCATTCTCCACATGGTAGTTTCCCGCAGTATCGCCAAAAAACGCAAGGAAGATGGCCCATTAGTAGTATGTCTTGACGAGTTGCCAAGTATTTTCCTTCCAGATTTATTTAAATGGCTTAACGAATCTCGTTCCGAAGGATTCTGCGGTATCCTTGGTTGGCAAAACATGGGTCAGCTTGAAAAGATTTATGGTAGGGAAATCTCTAAAGCCATCCTCGGTGCGTGCGGCACAAAATTTGTTTTTAATCCTGGTGAAGAAGAATCAGCACGACTATTTTCTGCATATTTAGGTGAAGAGGAAATTAAATATAAACAAAAATCTCGCTCAACGGGAGGGGGTAGGTCTAGCACATCTATCAGCGAACAAGAACGGACTCGGAAGCTATTCGAGCCTGCCCAATTCCTCAAATTACCACCTGGTAAATGTCTATTTATCAACCCTGCGTATAGTAATAAAAATGAGGGTTCAGTACCAATATTAAAAAAAATCAAAATCCCGAAATATATTATCGGACTCGAACAAGAAAACGATACTAAGTGGGATAAAGTCATTAAGGAGCTTGCTAGGAAAAGTACCCAGAAAAAGCCCACACAGGAAGATTTAGATTTGCGAGTCAAGGAAGTAGATCGGAAGTTTCCTATCCCACAAGCACCCGTACAAGCAGGCAATGCACCGTTGCCTGTTGATGCATACAAGAGCTTTTTTTAA
- a CDS encoding DUF6884 domain-containing protein: MKLGFYPVLGKSDFVKSKGKKIPIWQLLEYQPVGWLYSLAIKAEIVPDSPIIHDCGSFNYRDQDIPILNGKYVDAYWSIHRYRERSKVGDIIVCPDHLLVGQNIRERQEYNLKQAETFIQLAKSYLPNRIPLAVIHGQSLSERLEVAKYLLGLGYRHLGIGGLVSQAREYSINLHIIKTITQVVRSPKAGVSPSLIDSERVLPKADAMATPAAAIAPLHEPNAHLHVFGLCSPQYAKTFIQMGLSFDGSTFIREGLGGGMFVSHEEKLIRIPTHCAPKCNCHVCRVLNRHRIDPRLTNKGRTHTMGRIAHNLNLVISTYRKFTPKEKIYLVAGCGKQLTYPAAAKDLYYSQHFQACRRYAEEQDSRWYILSPLHQVINPETIIKPYDKSPYSLSHQERILWARQVAESLIQVASPEIEFVFLTGKLYRQEVTPILQAKGYETKVPMQHLAIGQQLAWIKKELEQEKQLVLDI, encoded by the coding sequence ATGAAATTAGGTTTCTATCCAGTATTGGGTAAGAGCGATTTTGTTAAAAGCAAGGGTAAAAAAATCCCAATCTGGCAGTTGCTTGAGTATCAGCCGGTGGGCTGGCTATACTCACTCGCGATCAAGGCAGAAATTGTTCCAGATAGTCCCATTATTCATGACTGTGGATCATTTAACTACCGTGACCAAGATATCCCCATTCTAAACGGTAAATATGTTGATGCTTACTGGTCTATTCATAGATATAGAGAACGCTCAAAGGTCGGCGATATTATTGTTTGTCCTGACCATTTACTTGTAGGGCAGAATATCAGGGAACGGCAAGAATACAACCTTAAACAAGCAGAAACATTTATCCAACTTGCTAAAAGTTATCTTCCAAATAGGATACCCCTAGCAGTCATCCACGGGCAGTCTCTCAGTGAACGCCTCGAAGTAGCAAAATATCTTTTGGGACTGGGATACCGCCATCTCGGCATCGGTGGGCTTGTTTCCCAGGCGAGAGAGTATTCTATTAACTTACACATTATCAAAACAATCACTCAAGTTGTGCGATCGCCGAAGGCGGGCGTTTCGCCATCGCTAATTGACTCGGAACGAGTATTGCCGAAAGCGGATGCGATGGCTACGCCCGCCGCAGCCATCGCACCATTGCACGAGCCAAATGCTCATCTACACGTTTTTGGATTATGCTCGCCCCAGTATGCCAAAACTTTTATTCAGATGGGACTATCCTTTGATGGTTCAACTTTTATCCGGGAAGGACTAGGCGGTGGGATGTTCGTCAGCCACGAGGAAAAATTAATTCGGATACCAACCCACTGTGCGCCAAAGTGCAACTGTCATGTTTGCAGGGTTCTCAACCGACATAGGATTGACCCTCGGCTGACAAACAAAGGACGGACGCATACTATGGGAAGAATCGCCCACAACCTCAATCTGGTGATCAGCACCTACAGAAAGTTCACTCCCAAGGAAAAAATTTACCTGGTTGCAGGATGTGGCAAGCAGCTTACCTACCCTGCTGCCGCCAAAGACTTATATTATTCCCAGCACTTTCAAGCGTGCCGTCGCTACGCAGAAGAACAAGACTCAAGATGGTATATCCTGTCACCTTTACATCAAGTTATTAACCCAGAAACAATTATTAAGCCCTACGACAAATCCCCCTATTCCTTATCTCATCAGGAACGCATACTATGGGCACGACAAGTAGCAGAAAGCCTCATACAAGTTGCGTCCCCGGAAATAGAGTTTGTATTCTTGACGGGCAAGCTTTACAGACAGGAGGTAACGCCCATTTTACAAGCAAAGGGATATGAGACAAAAGTACCAATGCAGCACCTAGCCATTGGACAGCAACTTGCCTGGATAAAGAAGGAACTGGAGCAAGAAAAACAGCTTGTTTTAGATATATAA
- a CDS encoding DEAD/DEAH box helicase, with the protein MTQLEWLQANKQVYSKEHGVIHIAAIIEKNLYFKKGSVNQIIFDWEQEVNSGNLLPLNQAPTGKSILYQEIAAILDGSGKLQNCDVIPAQEAKLCPIPDDIHPLVKLALNKSGITQLYSHQVEAWEAYKKGEDIILQTPTSSGKSISFLIPIVHECLKGKSALVFFNLKALAFDQVEKIRSFVGHLDEEIRPKILNINGDIPPQERKQLYSHQPSILCVTPDVWNHELNNYQFDSNWGFRETIRKISIIVCDEAHFYQGIFGSHFALLNRRTQLMIESAGNNISKLQYIFASATISNSSEIAQKISNRVEQSNLAIIDQSGAKRSEITFLSLKARNNTLYQTAQVAAMLVSKGIVGICFCDSRELVKVLTNAIRKALIEMQLTHLGESISAFYGSMKANQRNKIIADIQGGKVKFIISTSALEAGLDIGSIDATIVHSYPGSILAFRQRAGRAGRQEAGLLVFIPSKRSIMDSYYANYPERLLSDPPEIINFNHNYETILEQHILACCKESKPTQAQIARHFGTSGDAIARQLIGNNQLIFSYNQRLTTNRNLGYVHSKIKFRGNTDQNISYINQDSAEEFEESSASSALREVYPGAIYLAQDFDGNPVQYKSQELNLTEGKAILKPIEATNLFSRPEGSLNFEEIKIAGEAKIINLSQGAARFTPVSAKIKEEIYGYNLYRLEQKWTCTNNRCRNFNLNLPGHIQTCPACSTQLIEREFVELLEENKYKEAFALNYNTFCVRVEINADARKYFSAIVKNLRKEILNKQKYISNEEKQLFESNETQICVHTLAHQLMLSLPLVEHGANSRDIDFMLIEVPSNHNIVGYFFDTCEHGTGMCDTLIKYLETAFIKAKFLVDNCPCKYGCSSCTTIQRCPDDNKALFKSVGLSLLEEIINPTKTRTINQ; encoded by the coding sequence ATGACCCAGCTTGAATGGTTACAAGCAAATAAACAGGTTTATTCTAAAGAACATGGTGTTATCCATATCGCCGCCATCATCGAGAAAAATCTTTACTTCAAAAAGGGAAGTGTAAATCAAATTATTTTTGACTGGGAGCAGGAGGTAAATAGCGGTAATTTATTACCTCTTAATCAAGCACCAACAGGTAAAAGTATTCTGTACCAAGAAATAGCAGCTATTCTGGATGGTTCAGGAAAACTACAAAATTGTGATGTAATTCCGGCTCAAGAAGCTAAACTTTGTCCCATACCAGATGATATTCACCCTCTAGTTAAACTTGCCTTAAATAAGTCAGGAATTACACAACTATATTCTCATCAAGTCGAGGCATGGGAAGCTTACAAAAAAGGGGAAGATATCATTCTCCAAACTCCTACCAGTAGTGGTAAAAGTATCTCCTTTTTAATTCCAATTGTTCACGAGTGCCTAAAAGGTAAATCAGCTTTAGTATTCTTTAACTTAAAAGCACTTGCATTTGACCAGGTAGAGAAAATCCGCTCGTTTGTTGGTCACCTAGATGAAGAAATTCGCCCTAAAATTCTCAATATAAATGGTGATATTCCTCCCCAGGAGCGCAAACAACTTTACAGCCATCAACCCTCGATTTTATGCGTGACACCCGATGTATGGAACCACGAACTGAACAATTATCAGTTTGACTCCAACTGGGGATTTAGGGAAACAATCAGAAAAATTTCAATCATCGTCTGTGATGAAGCGCACTTCTATCAAGGCATTTTTGGCTCACACTTTGCCCTACTTAATCGGCGAACTCAATTAATGATAGAATCTGCTGGCAATAATATTTCTAAATTGCAGTACATCTTCGCTTCTGCAACAATTAGTAACAGTAGCGAAATTGCCCAGAAGATATCCAATCGAGTAGAACAAAGCAACCTTGCTATTATCGACCAAAGTGGGGCAAAACGCTCGGAGATTACTTTCCTTAGCCTCAAAGCACGAAACAATACTCTTTACCAAACTGCCCAAGTTGCAGCCATGCTTGTAAGTAAAGGAATAGTCGGGATTTGTTTCTGCGATAGTAGAGAACTGGTAAAGGTTTTAACTAATGCCATTCGTAAAGCTTTAATCGAGATGCAATTGACTCACTTGGGAGAAAGCATCTCAGCATTTTATGGCAGCATGAAGGCAAATCAGCGTAACAAAATTATTGCAGATATACAGGGCGGGAAGGTCAAGTTCATTATATCCACAAGTGCTTTAGAAGCGGGTCTGGATATCGGGTCTATTGATGCAACTATCGTACATAGTTACCCAGGCTCAATTCTTGCCTTTCGCCAAAGGGCGGGACGTGCAGGCAGACAGGAAGCAGGGCTATTGGTATTTATCCCGTCAAAAAGGTCGATTATGGATTCTTACTACGCCAATTACCCGGAACGCCTCTTATCTGATCCTCCAGAAATTATCAACTTTAACCACAATTATGAAACAATTTTGGAGCAGCACATTCTCGCCTGTTGCAAAGAAAGTAAACCAACACAAGCTCAAATTGCTCGACATTTTGGTACTTCTGGCGATGCGATCGCACGACAGCTAATCGGTAATAATCAACTGATTTTCAGTTATAACCAAAGACTGACAACTAATCGAAACCTTGGTTATGTCCACTCAAAAATTAAATTCAGAGGCAACACTGACCAAAACATCAGTTATATCAATCAAGATAGTGCAGAAGAGTTTGAGGAAAGTTCGGCATCATCTGCACTACGAGAAGTTTACCCTGGTGCCATATATCTTGCTCAAGACTTTGACGGCAACCCCGTACAGTATAAATCACAAGAGCTAAATTTAACCGAAGGGAAAGCAATTCTCAAGCCAATTGAGGCAACCAACCTATTTAGTCGTCCCGAAGGAAGCCTAAATTTCGAGGAAATCAAAATTGCAGGGGAAGCCAAAATTATCAATCTTTCCCAAGGCGCAGCTAGATTTACACCTGTTTCAGCCAAAATCAAAGAAGAAATTTACGGGTACAACTTGTACAGGCTGGAACAAAAATGGACTTGCACTAATAACAGATGTCGCAACTTCAATTTAAATTTACCCGGACACATACAAACTTGTCCTGCTTGCAGTACCCAACTTATTGAACGAGAATTTGTCGAACTCTTGGAGGAAAATAAATACAAGGAAGCATTTGCTCTTAATTACAATACATTCTGCGTTAGGGTTGAAATTAACGCTGATGCAAGAAAATATTTTTCAGCCATCGTCAAAAATCTCCGAAAAGAGATACTCAACAAACAGAAATATATTTCCAATGAAGAGAAACAACTATTTGAAAGCAATGAAACTCAGATTTGCGTTCATACTCTCGCACACCAACTCATGCTCAGTTTACCACTTGTCGAACATGGAGCAAACAGTCGAGATATCGATTTCATGTTAATCGAAGTACCATCAAATCATAACATAGTAGGCTATTTCTTCGATACATGCGAACACGGTACAGGTATGTGCGATACTCTCATCAAGTATTTAGAAACCGCTTTTATTAAGGCAAAATTTCTAGTAGATAATTGCCCTTGCAAATACGGTTGCTCATCTTGTACAACAATTCAACGCTGCCCTGATGATAACAAAGCACTGTTTAAATCAGTTGGGCTATCTCTACTGGAGGAAATAATCAATCCTACAAAAACAAGAACCATTAATCAATAA
- a CDS encoding bifunctional DNA primase/polymerase, with amino-acid sequence MHAQIRHLVSSLDNLPEEWRIVPTFGKRPLGKEWEKNTYSPRELQAELVRRRLKVWTNNRLITPTGVALVCGSNHPQGYLVAIDCDGETSWRQIIQINEHTEPEELNQIIPAEATDVPTESLCDTPMESLCDRAQKYLPPTIAFTSGRKYRSQRLYLIPDSKAWEVKSRKIKTGKDEQLEFRGKNLASILPPSFHPEGRNYRWLPGCSPSERQIEIAPDWVIAQMLAKQEKARKFNLPQEKYNRRYGVDRYAHLIPSIETNIQTALVLLEVIHPRFADDYHSWIQVGMALHSVSPILFKAWDTWSQLSPKYKSGECAYKWQSFNKTGITIRTLFRLANLS; translated from the coding sequence ATGCACGCCCAAATCCGTCATTTGGTATCTTCACTTGACAACTTACCCGAAGAATGGCGAATCGTCCCTACCTTTGGTAAACGTCCTCTAGGGAAAGAATGGGAAAAAAATACCTACTCTCCCAGAGAACTACAAGCCGAACTCGTCCGCCGCCGCCTAAAAGTTTGGACAAATAACAGATTGATCACCCCCACTGGTGTAGCCTTGGTATGCGGTTCTAATCATCCCCAAGGATATTTAGTAGCTATTGACTGCGACGGCGAAACCTCCTGGCGACAAATTATTCAAATTAACGAACATACAGAACCAGAAGAACTCAACCAGATAATACCCGCCGAAGCAACCGATGTTCCTACGGAGTCGTTGTGCGATACTCCTATGGAATCGTTGTGCGATCGCGCTCAAAAATACCTTCCTCCCACAATTGCATTTACCTCTGGAAGGAAATATCGGAGCCAGCGTTTGTACCTCATCCCAGATTCAAAAGCTTGGGAAGTAAAATCTCGCAAAATCAAAACTGGGAAGGATGAACAATTGGAGTTTCGAGGCAAAAATCTAGCCTCAATCCTTCCCCCTTCTTTTCACCCAGAGGGCAGAAATTACAGATGGCTTCCTGGCTGTAGTCCATCTGAGCGCCAAATAGAAATAGCCCCCGACTGGGTAATTGCTCAGATGCTTGCCAAACAGGAGAAAGCAAGAAAGTTTAACCTACCCCAAGAAAAATATAACCGCAGATATGGGGTAGACAGATACGCTCATTTAATTCCCTCAATCGAGACAAATATCCAGACTGCACTTGTACTACTTGAAGTCATACACCCTCGATTTGCAGATGATTACCACTCGTGGATTCAAGTCGGGATGGCACTTCATAGTGTTAGTCCCATTTTATTTAAAGCATGGGACACTTGGAGCCAACTTTCTCCTAAGTACAAATCAGGCGAATGCGCTTACAAATGGCAGTCTTTTAACAAGACAGGTATTACTATCCGCACCTTATTTAGATTAGCCAATCTCTCTTAA
- a CDS encoding prokaryotic E2 ligase family D protein, with protein MNLDTNILPIINLESISQILLGNIPQDELLAQLVILKGQFILVEHEGKESKYKFLSPEAVEKAFTSKTATSGWLSSNTIWWGKNPEGEAIIQFYSPQKYQIQIMGQETKVITVPMPAFLFAGYGSRYYLWAVKGRVFKPDAQLYKPPLPNVWDDSSICYGGNSLGMCSAATISQTWELFWKSPFNKDLSQGKSKTHPDNICNQLIKLHESKPKSYPSSDLVSVHSWKVTTPEDIINHLFN; from the coding sequence ATGAATTTAGATACAAACATATTACCAATAATTAACTTAGAAAGTATATCGCAAATCCTGCTTGGGAATATTCCCCAAGATGAGTTACTAGCGCAGTTAGTTATCCTCAAAGGACAGTTTATTTTAGTCGAACACGAAGGCAAAGAGTCTAAATACAAATTTCTTTCCCCTGAAGCAGTAGAGAAAGCCTTCACAAGTAAAACTGCTACATCTGGATGGCTTTCTAGCAACACGATTTGGTGGGGTAAAAATCCAGAGGGAGAGGCAATTATTCAGTTTTACTCTCCCCAAAAATATCAAATTCAAATTATGGGACAGGAAACGAAAGTAATTACTGTCCCCATGCCTGCATTCCTCTTTGCTGGATACGGTAGTAGATATTACCTATGGGCAGTTAAAGGGAGGGTATTTAAACCAGACGCGCAACTATACAAGCCACCTCTACCTAACGTTTGGGACGACTCTAGTATTTGTTATGGGGGAAATTCTCTCGGTATGTGCAGTGCTGCAACTATAAGCCAAACCTGGGAGTTGTTCTGGAAATCACCCTTTAATAAGGACTTGTCCCAAGGCAAATCAAAAACTCATCCCGACAATATCTGCAACCAGCTAATCAAATTGCACGAGTCTAAACCCAAATCCTACCCTTCAAGTGACCTTGTTTCCGTTCATAGCTGGAAAGTCACAACCCCAGAAGACATTATCAATCATTTGTTCAATTAG
- a CDS encoding Mov34/MPN/PAD-1 family protein, with the protein MNAFIGYHFATSNNFPPYSQKLQEYWLAANGLFLRSHRRELEVCLQVTQTQVAGLQPLEPYFRLKVPKVPSLVITDIINAASINPDQEILFYLGVTNNQWWCHTPLQTASSTHVLSLESALNKSYTDGLVEIHSHGTLAAYPSSADNLEEKGKFRVFAIIGTLNIIPTIYTRIGIYNYFFDINPNQIFELPPQVKCSN; encoded by the coding sequence ATGAATGCCTTTATCGGTTATCACTTCGCTACAAGTAATAATTTTCCTCCCTACAGCCAAAAACTTCAGGAATATTGGCTGGCAGCAAATGGACTTTTCTTGCGATCGCACCGCCGTGAGTTAGAGGTTTGCTTGCAAGTGACTCAAACTCAAGTTGCTGGACTCCAACCCCTTGAACCCTACTTTCGCCTGAAAGTCCCAAAAGTCCCAAGCCTTGTAATCACCGATATTATCAATGCCGCCAGTATCAATCCCGACCAGGAAATCCTATTCTACTTGGGAGTGACAAACAACCAATGGTGGTGTCACACGCCACTGCAAACTGCGTCCTCTACTCACGTCCTATCTTTAGAAAGCGCACTTAACAAAAGCTATACGGATGGGCTAGTGGAAATACACAGTCATGGAACTCTAGCTGCTTACCCTTCAAGTGCGGACAATCTAGAAGAAAAAGGCAAATTTCGAGTGTTCGCGATCATCGGCACACTGAATATCATTCCCACAATATACACCCGTATCGGGATATACAATTACTTTTTCGACATCAACCCCAATCAAATATTTGAACTTCCGCCACAGGTAAAATGCTCGAATTAA
- a CDS encoding ThiF family adenylyltransferase, with protein MLELTAYQQALPVLPRNHTRINFILVGAGGTGGFLAEDLCRIILQLQRTRKEINFAIVDGDTVELKNISRQNYQQAEIGLPKAETLAARCSAKYGIEITAVCDWFEEDLIRTASWWNTLTVIIGCVDNSTARSKIHSVLKLNSANEPASLFWLDCGNSNHSGQIVVGTHSNFDIVQAANNPDKPKFWLHLPSPALVHPELLVPQLEELTDNNLSCAEIQARNYQSLFVNKMTSAIAAQYLLELTLTGGLKKFASYFDLKAMSTRSLYASIDNLKKYYIP; from the coding sequence ATGCTCGAATTAACTGCTTACCAACAAGCTTTACCAGTCTTACCTCGTAATCATACCCGTATCAACTTCATCTTAGTAGGAGCAGGAGGAACAGGCGGGTTTCTTGCAGAAGATTTATGTCGAATTATTCTGCAACTCCAGCGCACTAGGAAAGAAATTAACTTTGCGATCGTCGATGGCGATACTGTCGAACTCAAGAATATCAGCCGCCAAAATTATCAACAAGCTGAAATTGGGCTACCAAAGGCAGAAACGCTAGCTGCAAGATGCAGTGCCAAGTATGGAATAGAGATTACAGCTGTTTGCGACTGGTTTGAAGAAGACTTGATTCGCACGGCCAGTTGGTGGAATACCCTAACGGTAATTATTGGCTGTGTCGATAACAGCACAGCCAGGAGCAAAATTCACTCAGTTCTCAAACTGAACAGTGCAAATGAGCCAGCATCGCTATTTTGGCTGGATTGTGGAAACAGCAACCACTCCGGCCAAATAGTAGTTGGAACGCACTCTAATTTTGATATAGTTCAAGCTGCCAATAACCCAGACAAACCTAAATTCTGGTTGCATCTTCCCTCTCCGGCGCTGGTTCACCCGGAATTGTTAGTTCCTCAACTGGAAGAACTCACCGACAACAACCTCTCATGTGCAGAAATTCAAGCCCGAAATTATCAGTCGCTATTTGTCAATAAAATGACGAGTGCGATCGCAGCCCAGTACTTGCTAGAATTAACCCTCACCGGGGGTTTGAAAAAGTTCGCCAGTTATTTTGACCTCAAAGCAATGTCAACCCGAAGTTTATACGCAAGTATCGACAATCTGAAAAAATATTATATACCGTAG
- a CDS encoding SAM-dependent DNA methyltransferase — protein MQLSLLNLSYNEDNSSLDIFNIPNLEKAETLRKLAASMQSNIDQKKNPAIGNQRATKRRKTIAQGIIQEGIELEIIQSWLFAIAQMWETGNIPPILRGIFRKSQVEVLFRISQSGEISQKVQEILEGEYYQDWVKSLSRAGLNTSGEIISAITEIQQVVKPEAIDTTKQQLNKLELEIIGMKSGDFFPTPKPVCQRLVQLADIEPNWRILEPSAGSGNIADYITQTYPNVQLEVVEVNYNLRQILELKGFNLVGKNFLEFNPSHLYNACIMNPPFCELVEHIYQAWKLIISGGVLVSVVPESVFFNRKYQSLKEWLQSNKSYVELVDKDAFLSSNNPTNVATRIVKIIKP, from the coding sequence ATGCAACTATCTCTACTGAATCTGTCTTACAACGAGGATAACTCATCACTAGATATTTTCAATATTCCTAACTTAGAAAAAGCAGAAACTCTCCGCAAGCTAGCTGCCTCAATGCAGTCAAATATTGACCAAAAGAAAAATCCTGCTATTGGGAATCAAAGGGCAACAAAGCGCCGTAAAACCATAGCTCAAGGGATAATCCAAGAAGGAATTGAACTTGAGATTATCCAGTCTTGGCTATTTGCGATCGCACAAATGTGGGAAACAGGAAATATCCCACCAATACTACGCGGTATATTTCGTAAATCACAGGTGGAAGTCCTATTTAGGATTTCTCAAAGTGGAGAAATTAGCCAGAAAGTCCAAGAAATACTAGAAGGCGAATATTACCAAGACTGGGTAAAATCTCTCAGTCGTGCCGGGTTAAATACATCAGGCGAAATCATATCAGCAATAACAGAAATTCAACAGGTAGTAAAACCTGAAGCAATTGATACTACCAAGCAACAACTTAATAAGCTTGAGTTAGAAATCATTGGCATGAAATCTGGAGATTTCTTTCCTACTCCCAAACCCGTCTGTCAACGGCTTGTTCAACTGGCAGATATTGAACCAAATTGGCGAATTTTAGAGCCTAGCGCTGGTAGCGGAAATATTGCTGATTATATCACTCAAACTTACCCAAATGTTCAATTAGAGGTAGTTGAGGTGAATTACAACCTACGACAAATTTTAGAACTCAAAGGATTTAATCTTGTAGGGAAAAACTTTCTGGAGTTTAACCCCAGTCATTTATACAATGCCTGTATCATGAATCCTCCATTTTGCGAACTTGTCGAGCATATCTATCAAGCTTGGAAGTTAATTATATCAGGTGGTGTATTAGTTTCAGTCGTACCTGAGTCGGTTTTCTTCAATCGGAAGTATCAAAGCTTAAAAGAGTGGCTACAGAGCAATAAGAGCTATGTGGAGTTGGTAGATAAAGATGCCTTTTTGAGTTCAAATAACCCTACAAATGTAGCTACTAGAATCGTCAAAATAATTAAACCATAG